A portion of the Parasteatoda tepidariorum isolate YZ-2023 chromosome 5, CAS_Ptep_4.0, whole genome shotgun sequence genome contains these proteins:
- the LOC107456509 gene encoding protein unc-93 homolog A — protein sequence MDLVSSGCRKSLDQLLEQAMAERSREDDQVEVTYEMKEDYACDQRPVRLKPDDQAPASSRDEKDDVDEESENGVGSIQMEKKVMKSTIILSVAIVLCFSGFSVVQSFLSTTAPRTGLQALTILYIFAIFSSLFAPILIQKIGPKWIMVSSGLSPIIFIIIFKYNYTFILIIGAMLVGLLLGPTYRAQKSYLFRNISRLSFLTQSIRKKMQQRFLRVFFIISKSYCFWGHLIATIVMEYINAMDTSRQPSSNETIQDAGTVARRIDTCFTTQCKHAFLTLDFSETSKNPSNNNFLSPKVTEIFIYVFSATCAVGVLLVVILLEKLEVLQEQDPLERSLLYQTLRQIKLLLIDQNVSLVVLMIVFTGIEQAFIFGDFTRDYISCALGLESIGFTMICLGGCHTLGSIGVHLFSQHFQRPIIMAAGLVCQSGLLMVLWLWTPVKDDAAVFYVIAGGWGLCNAVWETLLMTFLTTAYPDDWQTPLSVYYQLQWLGMSIAYSFSNYFCSHIKILILAVSLAVSIIPYTILEFRLHHRNHVQNRTDML from the exons ATGGATCTTGTTTCGTCAGGATGTCGTAAATCTCTGGATCAACTCCTTGAGCAAGCTATGGCCGAGCGTAGTCGTGAAGATGATCAAGTCGAAGTTACTTATGAGATGAAAGAGGATTATGCGTGTGACCAACGTCCAGTGCGTCTTAAACCTGATGATCAAGCTCCAGCCTCCAGCAGAGATGAAAAAGACGATGTCGATGAAGAGAGTGAAA atgGCGTTGGGTCTATACAGATGGAAAAAAAGGTTATGAAAAGCACCATCATCCTGAGTGTGGCAATAGTACTTTGCTTCAGTGGATTTTCTGTTGTGCAGAGTTTCCTCAGCACAACTGCACCACGAACAGGATTACAAGCACTTACAATCTTATATATCTTCGCTATATTTTCTAGTCTCTTTGCACcgattttaatacaaaaaatcgGCCCTAAATGGATAATGGTATCATCAGGGTTATctccaataatattcataatcattttcaaatataattacacgtttattttaattattggagCCATGCTGGTTGGGCTCTTACTTGGACCTACATACAGAGCTCAAAAGAGTTACTTATTCAGAAACATATCCAGACTTTCTTTCTTAACACAATCCatcaggaaaaaaatgcaacaacGGTTCTTACGAGTTTTCTTCATCATTTCAAAGTCTTATTGCTTTTGGGGCCACCTTATCGCCACAATCGTCATGGAGTACATTAATGCGATGGATACTTCTCGCCAACCGTCGTCAAACGAGACCATTCAAGATGCTGGTACAGTAGCTCGTCGAATTGATACTTGTTTTACTACTCAATgcaaacatgcatttttaacattGGATTTTAGTGAAACAAGTAAAAATccatcaaacaataattttttgtcgCCAAAAGTCACTGAGATTTTCATATATGTTTTTTCTGCTACATGTGCTGTAGGTGTTCTATTAGTGGTGATTTTGTTGGAGAAATTAGAAGTTTTACAAGAACAAGATCCTTTAGAGAGGTCGTTGTTATACCAAACTTTAagacaaattaaattacttttaatcgaTCAAAATGTGAGTTTAGTTGTCTTAATGATAGTTTTTACTGGAATCGAACAAGCTTTTATTTTTGGAGATTTCACCAGA GATTACATCAGCTGTGCATTAGGACTAGAGTCCATTGGATTCACAATGATCTGCCTAGGAGGATGTCATACACTAGGTTCCATTGGAGTACATTTGTTCTCGCAGCATTTCCAAAGACCCATTATAATGGCAGCTGGACTTGTATGTCAATCTGGACTCCTTATGGTTCTTTGGCTATGGACTCCCGTTAAAGACGATGCCGCTGTATTTTACGTCATTGCCGGTGGATGGGGATTATGCAATGCTGTATGGGAAACGCTGTTAATGA CATTTTTGACAACAGCATATCCTGATGACTGGCAAACTCCACTAAGCGTTTACTATCAACTTCAATGGTTGGGCATGAGCATAGCATACTCTTTCAGCAACTATTTCTGTTCAcacataaaaatcttaatattagcTGTTTCTTTGGCTGTTTCCATAATTCCTTATACCATTCTCGAATTCCGTCTACACCATCGAAATCATGTGCAAAATAGGACGGACATGctttaa